The Xiphophorus couchianus chromosome 6, X_couchianus-1.0, whole genome shotgun sequence genomic interval TTGCTCTTTCGTGTTGTACAAAATGTGCATCAAAATTTCAACACTGGGCGCGTTCCTTCACGGTCGGGTGGGGAATGAGCTGGGCAGAAGTGATGAGAAAGCAGACTGGGACGGGTTTCTTCTTAAATGGAGGACAAAGCATTTTTACTGGCGGGAGGAGGTCAAAGTCATCCCAGTTTACTATGTTATTAACTGCTGTCTAGAAAAATGAGCAGTAGTAAATATAAAGTACCAGAGATCATGACCTGGCTAATACACAGACTAGATTTTATCGTGTTCTTCTAACTCcctgactttttttatttttagttttatgtcaTTCAAACAGTTCTTCTTATATTGACCACATACTGTAGTTGAAGTGGCAGGATGTAGATGAGACAACAGCCAAGAGGGCTTCTTTATACTCTTGGGttagcttttgtttcttttgaatctAAATTCTTTAGTTGTGTTTATGAAATATTGGGCATGTCAGATTAACCATGCACAGAATAGGTCacatgtgtgtctctgtgtgttttgtcGTTCAGAATGTGCTCTTCTCCTCCTGGCTCACAATGCCCCCGTTAAGATCAAGAATGCGCAGGGGTGGAGTCCGCTTGCAGAAGCTATCAGCTACGGTGATCGGCAGATGAGTAAGTTTCAACAGCGCAGCTGTGAAGGGTTTATGATGAGACTTTGTGCTGTTTTCAATTTCATGTCTGCAACAAACCCTCTGTTTTGACACTGTATCCTGGACACTGTACACAGATCTGTGTATCCGATAGTTGATGGCCCTTCCTTGTTATTTAGTCTACCAACTGGAGTGGTGTTCTGTTTCGATGCTTTGGCAGCAGCATCGCAATGTGTCATCTGTTTACGCTGAACTGTGGAAAAGAAGGATCCTATCTGGTTACATTAAAGCTGCTAAAACTTCCTATTAATTTCATTCACATTCAGATTTAACATAAGATTCCCTGATATTTCAGTGCACAAAACGTCACTTCAATGCTAGATTCCTCATTTATGGATGCAGCAcagtgtgtgtggttgtttttttcttttttttttttgtcggggcaatttaaagaattaaaactaaatatttaatcctGGCACCGCTATGAAGTCAGCTCCGAAAGCTAAAGGGCTTGGAGTTTCTCGGAGCACTCGTCATCCAGATTGGATGGGAAGTAGTTCGTGCTCCGACTGATGATATGAGGCAGCCCTGAGCTTTTGGACTAATCGCTACTTCGCTCAGtgatgctgctgtttttaaCGTTTAATGTCtggtgaaacatttaatttgcattGTGTAAGGCGGGAGCTGTTGTTAGCTCTGTCCCTCGCTTTAGGGGGCTGATAATTGATCTCTTTTTAatctcacataaaaaaaataaaaataataaaaataagtaacatGAATCCTTAATTATCACTTTTTGCAACCGTCTTGTGTCGCTGCATTCAGTATTTCCTTTTTGGCTGAATGGATGAAACAACTGATTTACTGGCAGCATCTGCTTTCACAGCTTGTGTTGGAGAATTTTAAGGCTGGATATTTTCACAAATGACCCCAAACTTTGTTAGTATGCATCTCAGCTACTATTGCCTGTCGCGGCAAGCTGGTCGACGACAGAAGGACCTGGACCAGGAGCTTTGCTTTCAGAAGGTCACGTCTCTCATGAACACGCCCACTCCCGGTCCGGTATTCCCCTCTGCATGAGTCAACCAGGATACACTGATATGTGCTGACTTGCTCTGTGCGGTCCGCTATCATTAAAAGGGTCACTGGTTAGTTTCTGAAAGAGGCACATTTCATGAGCCAGTGAATTCTAGCTGCTGATTCAGTCGGCGCTGTTGGTACTGGGGCAGCGCTATGTTCCACTTCAACCAGTGTAATTTGTTGCATCTGGGTTACAGAACCCCATCCGGTACGAGGCGATGCAAAGTCTCCTAGGAATGTTGGAAAGGCATAGcaaaaaactgattgttttttttgttttttttaagcaaaaaggCTAAGCACACGccttatgaaaaatatttgtaactAAATCAGAGAGCTAGCTACTGACATCTACCATTGACATTTCTCACTGTCTATAAAACGGTGTTGTTAAAACTGCAGGATggtgtttatttctttctctaagAGAgtagagacattttttttcccacaagtgcattaaaaatgtataactttAAGATCTGTGGAGGACACATGATGTCAAAACATATAGAATATCATCAAATAGCTCAAACTGAGTTAAAGTAGCACTCTAAAGTCTTAAGTTCAGTTGACTACAAAACGAGACGTTTTGCAATGAAAcctaaatatatttgttctgtgTACATGTGTATGTGCTGTACTTTAATCTTTTCTCCTTTCAGACCAGAAGGCATGTTTATCATCTATCTTTAGATTTACTGACCTCTTTGCATGTGTACAAATCTGGAGTCAGCCAGTAACATCAGCCGTCCTTGGCAAACTTGAGAATTCAGCtgcttttgtttagttttgtagAGAACCATGCAGCatatgctgctaaatttgacctgttctttctgtttctccagTTACAGCGATATTGAGGAAGTTAAAGCAGCAGTCAAGAGAGAATGTGGAGGAAAAGAGGCCGAAATTACTGAAAGCTCTCAGGGAGGTGAGAATCTCAGCTGGTTTGAAAAATGGATTTGTTGCTGTGGCTGTTCTTCTGCATCGCCGAACTTTatgttttactgtatttatacagattttgtgtaaataattaaaGTCAGTCCCGCAAATAGCCTCAAACAGTCTTCTCCTTTTATCAGATCTATCCTTgagtctgtttgtgtttttcttctgcagctcGGTGACTTTTACCTCGAGGTTCATTGGGACTTTCAGAGCTGGGGTGAGATCTTTTGTTTTACGaataaaaagttgcaaataatacattttcttaaacaagACATAAGAACGCAGCATTCATAACATTGTCTGCAATGctgtgcattttaaatgttctttcttctttttgcagcAGCTATTGgtagttttttctttgtaatagATTAGTGTATTTAAATcgatttttgtctcttttagtGCCATTGCTGTCCAGGATGCTGCCGTCTGATGCTTGCAAAATCTACAAGCAGGGCATTAATATCAggtaaagcataaaaaaaaagttcctgtACCAGTAAAAAAAGTAGGATGAGTGTTAAATGCAGCAAATATTTGATATTCAGGCCAAGAACTTCTTTTAGAGCTAAAAAGTAGGCCGAAACAATTTTCTCTCCCTCCTAATTCTCTGCCCTCCATCCTGATTTAGACTTGACACTACGCTCATCGACTTCAACGACATGAAGTGTCAACGCGGAGATCTGAGCTTCATTTTTAATGGTGACGCCTCGCCTTCCCAGTCCTTTGTGGTTCTGGACAATGAAGCCAAAGTGTACCAAAGAATACACCACGAGGTGAGCGGGTGCGACTGTCACCAGGGATCAGTGTCAGGGAGGGATTTTCGGTTTTTAATATGGCATGCAACACTCGCTACCCTCCTAGGAATCGGAGATGGAGACTGAAGAGGAAGTGGACATTCTGATGAGCAGCGACGTCTACTCTGCAACTCTGTCAACAAAGTCAATAACTTTCTCTCGGAGTCAGATTGGCTGGCTCTTCAGAGAGGATAAAACGGTAAGGCCTGCAGCAGAGCAAACTGAGGAACAATGTCACAACTTCACGATCCAAAAACAGCGATTTAACACAAGAACCATAACAGATAtgacatttcaaattttttatttatttaggttaGAGAAGTAAGAGTTAGCAGCCTCAAAACGCAATCTGGtagattaatatttaaaaagcaaaaaaaacaaaaaaacaatcaagattaaacaaatttacCATTATACTTTATGCTCATTGATCTAGGTCACGTTTAGCTTTATTTAGATATTCTAATGAATAATTTACAGTATTAACAACAGTGTTTGATCCATTAAAGGAAAGATATTATTCCTTGAATAAAATTTCCTGTTGGAGCACATAGTAAGCATCAGGTAATAATAACATGTGTGAAGTATTTGTGTGACATTCTACTTAGCTTATTGCCACTTAATGTATATTTGGTAACtgtggttttttgggggggggtttatTAATAcccacaaaacatttattttcataagtcTCTGCCCAACATAGTTTTAGAAATGCAGTTGCACATATCAGTAATTCAGGTCAGTTCAAGATAAACTAATGCACCTTATAGATTGATTACACACAAAGTACATTGTGTGTCTTTCAGTTCAAAGTAGAAATATTACTTTGACCATAATAAAAAGCGTTGTTGATAAAGAAATGCCATCCTAGTGAAAAATACGTTCACGTTCAGTGTGCAGTATTTGTAATGGATATTTGGTTAGGTGCTCCTTTTGCTTGAATTAGTGCATCAACGCATCGTGGCGTGGAGACAGTCAGCTGAGGCTCTAATTAAAGTCCAGGTTGCTTATGTAATCTGGTCTGATGTCACTCAGTTCGCCATCCCAGAGCACAGCAATTTAGCAGAAAATTTTCTTTAGCAGAAACCTCTACTGGACATCTGTCAAGATcctaatatatattttctttattctttggTCTTATGTTATAATTTAAGTTTTCCAGGAGCTAAATTTGaggttttctttgctttaagcTACAAGcgcttaataataataataatatgtgcTCAATGtctaataaacacaaatttaacttttgaaataatatttaagaaatCAAATAACTATTCTATGGCAATTTAGTTTATTAAGATGCATTTCTAATTCAAAGCTGACTATGAAATCAGGATTACAAAACGGTAACATCTGTATCCTTTCATTTCATTGTATTGATCTGTCATTTAGTTAAAGACCATAAAAGTaccaaaatatttcagttattttgttgatttaagaTGTATGTATGtcaacattttgtgttgtttctaaGTGTTCAAAGCGACTCCTTTGGTCATAACTTTGCGTTATAAGCTGTGTATTTTACGTTGAGCATATCCCTTATTGTATTATAGACATTATTTAAAGGAAAGTCCTGACGTTAAAGGCAGAGAGTTCAGTTGCAGAGCTGAAAATGCTCAGAGGGGTTGGATTGTCCTTCTGTGGTTTGTTTACCAGTTAAAAGTTTGGAGTCGCTGCCATTTTGAAGCTCTACAGTACGACAGCTTATGAAGATGTTTAAAGATCTGTGCTCGCTCTCTGTTTAGGAGAGGGTTGGAAACTTCCTGGCCGACTTCTACGCTGTCAACGGTCTGGTGCTGGAGTCGAGGAAACGGCGGGAGCATTTAAGCGAAGAAGACATCATGAGGAATAAAGCCATCATGGAGAGCTTGAGTAAGGGAGGCAGCATCAGCGAGCAGAattttgaggtaaaaaaaacaaaaaaaacgtaatTTCAGTGCTCTGTTTATTCACCAGCAGTTAATAGTTGTATCACTGTAGAGCAACAATTATTCCCCTGACTGATGTTTTCCTGTCTGCAGCCTGCGAGGAGGCAGTCGCTCACAGCGCCGGCCCCCAACACCATTTCTTGGGAAGAGTACATAACGGCAGAGCATGGAAAGTACGTTTCTATGGTTTCATCAGTCTTTGCTGTAATTTGCCTGATTATTCAGGGCAGCTACAAGCGAATCTGTCTAAGTGCTGAGTTCGTAATGCATCTTCATCTGCTGTGCGTCTCCACTCACCTTCAGGCCGCCTCACCTCGGCCGAGAGCTCGTGTGCAAGGAAAGCAAGAAGAACTTCAAAGCTACTGTAGCCATGAGCCAGGATTTTCCTCTAGGCATCGAGTCGTAAGTTCATCCCATCCTCCTCAGATCTCTCTGCAGAGCTTTCAGCGCTGCTTGATCCACAGAATACTCCTGGGGTTTTAGAAAAGCGTTGAGTATAgataaaataattcagataatAAGGACCGGAACATGAAAGGTTTCACTTGTTACACGGCATAAACGCTGATCAAAAACTCCACAGaagcaacaagaaaaacaaaaaacccttaATGAACAGAAGATAAatgaacttatttttttctaaaaaaataaaataaaacacactttgtGTTCAATATCTGTAAGCAGTTGAGCGGTTGCCTACAACTTCCAACTTTTTGAAGTTAATTTTCCAGTtaactattattttatattcaataaaattaacttttgaaaAACCAGGCTTTCTAGAACTTATGCATTTTTCCTAGATTCTAAAATGTCTGTTAAAACATAGAGAcagatttatcattttattacCTCCAGTTAGTGTTGAAGTTTGTCTTTC includes:
- the LOC114146497 gene encoding ankyrin repeat domain-containing protein 13C-like, translated to MTGDKIRTMRKDHNKANKNEAIMDTYDETSNGTVPNGNSNLFKSNKAFQKSVKSSALQQQQQLNANNINGNASVVNDDNKNPIILTSEELEFPVHECVFKGDVRRLSSLIRTHSISQKDVHGNTPLHLAVMLGHKECALLLLAHNAPVKIKNAQGWSPLAEAISYGDRQMITAILRKLKQQSRENVEEKRPKLLKALRELGDFYLEVHWDFQSWVPLLSRMLPSDACKIYKQGINIRLDTTLIDFNDMKCQRGDLSFIFNGDASPSQSFVVLDNEAKVYQRIHHEESEMETEEEVDILMSSDVYSATLSTKSITFSRSQIGWLFREDKTERVGNFLADFYAVNGLVLESRKRREHLSEEDIMRNKAIMESLSKGGSISEQNFEPARRQSLTAPAPNTISWEEYITAEHGKPPHLGRELVCKESKKNFKATVAMSQDFPLGIESLLNVLEVIAPFKHFNKLREFVQMKLPPGFPVKLDIPVFPTITATVTFQEFRYDKFDESIFLIPAEYKEDPSRFPDL